A section of the Kribbella sp. HUAS MG21 genome encodes:
- the smc gene encoding chromosome segregation protein SMC, whose amino-acid sequence MYLKSMTLRGFKSFASATTMNFEPGITCIVGPNGSGKSNVVDALAWVMGEQGAKSLRGGKMEDVIFAGTSGRSPLGRAEVVLTIDNTDGALPIEYAEVTISRTMFRNGGSDYQINGQNCRLLDVQELLSDSGIGREMHVIVGQGQLDSILRATPEGRRGFVEEAAGVLKHRKRKEKAIRKLEATEGNLHRLGDLITEIRRQLKPLGRQAEVARRAVTIQAEVRDGRARLLADDIVQAQSALEAELRDEARLTERRTETEAKLREARELEAELEDALREDAPALQAAQDTWYQLSGFGEKIKGTARIAADRIRSLNDEAEDGPRSGRDPEELELEAARVRETEAQIEAEVEAHSELLAESVERRQQLEAQEAEEERRISALIRAAADRREGLARLTGQVNALKSRAAAAESEIGRLASNKREAEERAAKAQHDFTALETQVAGLDAGEKGLDDQYEAAQAVLDELDERLAKLRAEERDAERERTGLAARKEALELGLNRKDGAGALLAASEQVNGLMGSVAALLSVRPGYETAIAAALGEAADAVAVTHTDAALHAVGHLKEHDLGRAGMLLGDAPADDYAMWPALPYGASYAVDVVDCPETLRPALRRLLRKVAVVDDVAAARSLVRNLPDVTCTTRAGDVLGAHFAYGGSDAAPSLIEVQSAVDEAAEKLTEATARSERLRFELQALEDERARQKESVEITLARLHESDAAMAAVAEQLAHFGSLAKASRGEAQRMAEAIAAAEEERDRNLSGLAELEERLLDAEAIDEDGDEPDTSERDRLAEAAKAGRAAEMEARLALRTTEERARALAGRADSLERAARQEREARARAIARAARRARQAEAAQAVHLAAGHVLARLESSLQQAAAERATIQAQRADREQALAQARSATRNLSSELEQLTNTVHRDALARAEQKMRLEALYEKALGELGIEVDALVAEYGPDQLVPPLPKDGEDPAELEGEPFDRTKVEKRLKQAERALNQLGKINPLALEEFEAMEERHRFLSEQLDDLKKSRRDLMDIVKEVDERVEQVFTEAYRDVEVAFEHVFSRLFPGGEGRLVLTDPEDMLTTGIDVEARPPGKKVKRLSLLSGGERSLVAVAFLVALFKARPSPFYILDEVEAALDDTNLGRLLEIYEELRENSQLLVITHQKRTMEVADALYGVTMRGDGVSSVISQRIREPEPV is encoded by the coding sequence TTGTACCTGAAGAGCATGACGCTCCGAGGCTTCAAGTCGTTCGCGTCGGCGACGACGATGAACTTCGAACCAGGCATCACCTGCATCGTCGGGCCGAACGGCTCCGGCAAGTCGAACGTCGTCGACGCGCTGGCCTGGGTGATGGGTGAGCAGGGCGCCAAGTCGCTGCGCGGCGGCAAGATGGAGGACGTCATCTTCGCCGGCACCTCCGGCCGCTCGCCGCTGGGCCGCGCCGAGGTCGTCCTCACCATCGACAACACCGACGGCGCGCTGCCGATCGAGTACGCCGAGGTGACGATCAGCCGGACGATGTTCCGCAACGGCGGCTCCGACTACCAGATCAACGGCCAGAACTGCCGGCTGCTCGACGTCCAGGAGCTGCTCAGCGACTCCGGGATCGGCCGCGAGATGCACGTCATCGTCGGCCAGGGCCAGCTCGACTCGATCCTGCGCGCCACCCCGGAGGGCCGCCGCGGGTTCGTCGAGGAGGCCGCCGGTGTCCTCAAGCACCGCAAGCGCAAGGAAAAGGCGATCCGGAAGCTGGAGGCCACCGAGGGCAACCTGCACCGGCTCGGGGACCTGATCACCGAGATCCGCCGCCAGCTGAAGCCGCTCGGGCGCCAGGCGGAGGTGGCGCGCCGGGCGGTGACGATCCAGGCGGAGGTCCGCGACGGCCGCGCCCGGCTGCTCGCCGACGACATCGTCCAGGCGCAGTCCGCGCTCGAGGCCGAGCTGCGCGACGAGGCCCGGCTGACCGAGCGCCGGACCGAGACCGAGGCGAAGCTCCGCGAGGCGCGCGAGCTGGAGGCCGAGCTGGAGGACGCGCTCCGCGAGGACGCCCCGGCGCTGCAGGCCGCCCAGGACACCTGGTACCAGCTGTCCGGCTTCGGCGAGAAGATCAAGGGCACGGCGCGGATCGCCGCGGACCGGATCCGGTCGCTGAACGACGAGGCCGAGGACGGCCCGCGGTCCGGCCGCGACCCGGAGGAGCTGGAACTGGAGGCGGCCCGGGTCCGGGAGACCGAGGCGCAGATCGAGGCCGAGGTCGAGGCGCACTCCGAGCTGCTCGCCGAGTCGGTCGAGCGCCGCCAGCAGCTGGAGGCTCAGGAGGCCGAGGAGGAGCGCCGGATCTCGGCGCTGATCCGCGCCGCCGCCGACCGCCGCGAGGGCCTGGCCCGGCTGACCGGCCAGGTGAACGCGCTGAAGAGTCGCGCGGCCGCCGCCGAGTCCGAGATCGGCCGGCTCGCCAGCAACAAGCGCGAGGCCGAGGAGCGGGCCGCCAAGGCGCAGCACGACTTCACCGCGCTGGAGACCCAGGTCGCCGGGCTGGACGCCGGTGAGAAGGGGCTCGACGACCAGTACGAGGCCGCCCAGGCGGTGCTGGACGAGCTGGACGAGCGGCTGGCGAAGCTGCGGGCCGAGGAGCGCGACGCCGAGCGCGAGCGCACCGGCCTGGCCGCGCGGAAGGAAGCCCTCGAGCTCGGCCTGAACCGCAAGGACGGCGCCGGCGCGCTGCTGGCCGCCTCCGAGCAGGTCAACGGGCTGATGGGTTCCGTCGCCGCGCTGCTGAGCGTGCGGCCCGGATACGAGACCGCGATCGCCGCGGCGCTCGGCGAGGCCGCCGACGCCGTCGCCGTGACCCACACCGACGCGGCCCTGCACGCCGTCGGCCACCTCAAGGAGCACGACCTGGGCCGGGCCGGGATGCTCCTCGGCGACGCCCCGGCCGACGACTACGCCATGTGGCCGGCGCTGCCGTACGGCGCGTCGTACGCCGTGGACGTGGTGGACTGCCCGGAGACGCTGCGCCCCGCCCTGCGGCGGCTGCTGCGCAAGGTCGCGGTCGTGGACGACGTCGCCGCGGCGCGGTCGCTGGTGCGGAACCTGCCCGACGTGACCTGTACGACGCGTGCGGGCGACGTACTCGGGGCGCATTTCGCGTACGGCGGATCGGACGCGGCGCCGAGCCTGATCGAGGTGCAGTCCGCGGTCGACGAGGCGGCGGAGAAGCTGACCGAGGCGACGGCGCGCAGCGAGCGGCTGCGGTTCGAGCTGCAGGCGCTGGAGGACGAGCGGGCGCGGCAGAAGGAATCCGTCGAGATCACGCTGGCCCGGCTGCACGAGTCGGACGCGGCGATGGCCGCGGTGGCGGAGCAGTTGGCGCACTTCGGGTCGCTGGCCAAGGCGTCCCGCGGTGAGGCGCAGCGGATGGCCGAGGCGATCGCGGCGGCCGAGGAGGAGCGCGACCGGAACCTGTCCGGCCTGGCGGAGCTCGAAGAGCGGCTGCTGGACGCCGAGGCGATCGACGAGGACGGCGACGAGCCGGACACGTCGGAGCGCGACCGGTTGGCCGAGGCGGCCAAGGCGGGGCGGGCGGCCGAGATGGAGGCGCGGCTGGCGCTGCGTACTACCGAGGAGCGGGCGCGGGCGCTGGCCGGCCGGGCCGACTCGCTGGAGCGGGCGGCGCGGCAGGAGCGCGAGGCGCGGGCGCGGGCGATCGCCCGGGCGGCCCGCCGGGCTCGGCAGGCCGAGGCGGCGCAGGCGGTGCACCTGGCCGCCGGGCATGTGCTGGCGCGGCTGGAGTCGTCGCTGCAGCAGGCGGCGGCCGAGCGGGCGACGATCCAGGCGCAGCGGGCCGACCGTGAGCAGGCCCTGGCGCAGGCGCGGTCCGCCACGCGGAACCTGAGCTCCGAGCTGGAGCAGCTGACCAACACCGTGCACCGGGACGCGCTGGCGCGGGCCGAGCAGAAGATGCGGCTCGAGGCGCTGTACGAGAAGGCGCTGGGCGAACTCGGTATCGAGGTCGACGCGCTGGTCGCGGAGTACGGACCGGACCAGCTGGTGCCGCCGCTGCCCAAGGACGGCGAGGACCCGGCCGAACTCGAGGGCGAGCCGTTCGACCGGACCAAGGTCGAGAAGCGGCTCAAGCAGGCCGAGCGGGCGCTGAACCAGCTGGGCAAGATCAACCCGCTCGCGCTCGAGGAGTTCGAGGCGATGGAGGAGCGGCACCGCTTCCTCTCCGAGCAGCTCGACGACCTGAAGAAGTCCCGCCGGGACCTGATGGACATCGTCAAGGAGGTCGACGAGCGGGTCGAGCAGGTCTTCACCGAGGCCTACCGCGACGTCGAGGTCGCCTTCGAGCACGTGTTCAGCCGGCTGTTCCCGGGCGGTGAGGGCCGGCTCGTGCTGACCGATCCCGAGGACATGCTGACCACCGGTATCGACGTCGAGGCGCGCCCGCCGGGCAAGAAGGTCAAGCGGCTGTCGCTGCTGTCCGGCGGTGAGCGGTCGCTGGTCGCGGTGGCGTTCCTGGTCGCGCTGTTCAAGGCCCGGCCGTCGCCGTTCTACATCCTCGACGAGGTCGAGGCCGCGCTCGACGACACGAACCTCGGCCGCCTCCTGGAGATCTACGAGGAGCTCCGCGAGAACAGCCAGTTGCTGGTCATCACCCACCAGAAGCGCACCATGGAGGTCGCCGACGCGCTGTACGGCGTCACGATGCGCGGCGACGGTGTCTCCTCGGTCATCTCCCAGCGGATCCGGGAGCCCGAACCCGTCTAG
- a CDS encoding nuclear transport factor 2 family protein: protein MSEEIPAAVRRALDAIDALDNDAFVAAFAADGYVNDWGREFRGHDRIRSWSDDELIGKNVTFTGTEVSTPGNPLTILTQVGGDGFNGPSHFTFDVQGDELASMTITA from the coding sequence ATGAGCGAAGAGATCCCCGCAGCGGTCCGGCGCGCGCTCGACGCGATCGACGCCCTGGACAACGACGCGTTCGTGGCGGCGTTCGCCGCGGACGGCTACGTGAACGACTGGGGCCGCGAGTTCCGCGGCCACGACCGGATCCGGTCCTGGAGCGACGACGAACTCATCGGCAAGAACGTCACCTTCACCGGCACCGAGGTCAGCACCCCCGGCAACCCGCTGACGATCCTGACCCAGGTCGGCGGCGACGGCTTCAACGGCCCGTCGCACTTCACCTTCGACGTCCAGGGCGACGAGCTCGCCTCGATGACCATCACCGCCTAG
- a CDS encoding sigma-70 family RNA polymerase sigma factor: MGETRGPQDAETLIRALYAEHGRSLLAYATRLTGDRAAAEDVVQETLLRAWKHADDLTAGKGSVRGWLLTVVRNLVTDRARARAVRPAEVADVADRPPVEGDHSENVVNTMVVMDALDKVSPEHREVLVQLYYRGRSVAEAAKELGVPPGTVKSRSYYALRALRAVLAEKATEVSHD, translated from the coding sequence GTGGGTGAGACCCGAGGGCCGCAGGATGCCGAGACCCTCATCCGTGCGTTGTACGCCGAGCACGGCCGCAGCCTGCTGGCGTACGCGACCCGGCTGACCGGAGACCGTGCCGCGGCCGAGGACGTCGTCCAGGAGACGCTGTTGCGGGCCTGGAAGCACGCGGACGACCTGACCGCCGGGAAGGGGTCGGTGCGGGGCTGGTTGCTGACCGTGGTGCGCAACCTGGTCACCGACCGCGCCCGGGCCCGGGCGGTCCGTCCGGCGGAGGTCGCGGACGTGGCGGACAGGCCGCCGGTCGAGGGGGATCACTCCGAGAACGTCGTGAACACCATGGTGGTGATGGACGCGCTCGACAAGGTGTCGCCCGAGCACCGGGAAGTCCTCGTGCAGCTGTACTACCGCGGCCGGTCCGTGGCCGAGGCTGCGAAGGAGCTGGGCGTCCCGCCCGGTACCGTGAAATCGCGTTCGTACTACGCCCTCCGAGCTCTGCGCGCGGTGCTGGCAGAGAAAGCAACGGAGGTGTCCCATGACTGA
- a CDS encoding zf-HC2 domain-containing protein encodes MTEHDRTQLGAYALGALEPAEAAEVDAHLATCADCRAELAELTELKEFLGEVPPEAFLEGPPEGGDLLLQRTLREVRPPKRRSRWLLVAAAAVVVAGALGGGVVLGRATAPENTNPPVAGAKQVTGSDAATGATMAATVEPRSGWTWVRVNVKGLKAGDECEMVIVDKSGTTWVAGSWLVSEKAAEDGSTFGGGVVIPPDQVRSVEIRTVQGKHVVTATV; translated from the coding sequence ATGACTGAGCACGACCGTACGCAGCTGGGCGCCTACGCGCTGGGTGCGCTGGAGCCGGCCGAGGCTGCCGAGGTCGACGCGCACCTGGCCACCTGTGCCGACTGCCGGGCCGAGCTGGCGGAGCTGACCGAGCTGAAGGAGTTCCTCGGTGAGGTGCCGCCGGAAGCGTTCCTGGAGGGCCCGCCCGAGGGTGGCGACCTCCTGCTGCAGCGCACGCTGCGGGAGGTCCGTCCGCCGAAGCGGCGTTCCCGCTGGTTGCTGGTCGCGGCTGCGGCTGTTGTCGTGGCGGGTGCGCTGGGCGGAGGCGTCGTACTTGGACGGGCGACAGCGCCGGAGAACACCAACCCGCCCGTGGCGGGGGCCAAGCAGGTCACGGGGTCGGACGCCGCGACCGGAGCCACGATGGCTGCCACCGTGGAGCCGCGGTCCGGCTGGACCTGGGTGCGGGTGAATGTGAAGGGCCTGAAGGCCGGTGACGAGTGCGAGATGGTCATCGTCGACAAGTCCGGTACGACGTGGGTCGCCGGCAGCTGGCTGGTGTCCGAGAAGGCTGCCGAGGACGGCAGCACGTTCGGTGGCGGTGTGGTGATCCCGCCGGACCAGGTGCGCTCGGTGGAGATCAGGACGGTGCAGGGGAAGCACGTGGTGACGGCCACGGTCTGA
- a CDS encoding beta-eliminating lyase-related protein, which translates to MATTSEDLRERRKNAADSCERWLSHKRVPAPDRLRQLADAVQDDQVDVYGNGGEIAALEKEVAELLGKPAAVFVPTGIVAQQSVLRVYADRAGSDRVAVHGLAHLLVHELNALEQVHHLRIERLTSEPRQPRPDELAAIPGKLAAVTLELPLRDAGFVLPTWDELVVFSETCAKRGVPLHLDGARLWESTPYLDHSLAEIAALASTVYVSFYKVLGGISGAALAGPEDVIAEVRRWQRRLGGNLYSLFPYAVSARNGLRTVLPLMDDLHQRAVEVAKALQSEGFRVFPEPPHTNSFRVYAPRTAESIEQVAVERMERTREALCGPWQPADVPGWSWVELVAAPATLEWQVDEIAKAFGELLVR; encoded by the coding sequence GTGGCTACTACCTCCGAGGACCTGCGAGAGCGCCGGAAGAACGCTGCTGACAGCTGCGAGCGCTGGCTGTCGCACAAGCGTGTGCCTGCACCGGACCGGCTCCGGCAGCTCGCGGACGCCGTGCAGGACGACCAGGTCGATGTCTACGGCAACGGTGGTGAGATAGCGGCGCTGGAGAAGGAGGTGGCCGAGCTACTCGGCAAGCCGGCCGCCGTGTTCGTGCCGACCGGCATCGTGGCGCAGCAGAGCGTACTGCGCGTGTACGCCGACCGGGCGGGCTCCGACCGGGTCGCAGTACACGGGCTGGCCCACCTGCTGGTGCACGAGCTGAACGCTCTGGAACAGGTGCACCACCTGCGCATCGAGCGGCTGACGTCCGAGCCGCGTCAGCCCCGGCCGGACGAGCTGGCCGCGATTCCCGGCAAGCTTGCCGCGGTGACGCTGGAGCTGCCGTTGCGCGACGCCGGCTTCGTCCTGCCGACGTGGGACGAGCTCGTGGTGTTCTCCGAGACGTGTGCGAAGCGCGGCGTACCACTGCACCTCGACGGGGCGCGGCTCTGGGAGAGTACGCCGTACCTCGACCACAGCCTGGCCGAGATCGCCGCACTGGCGTCGACCGTCTACGTGTCGTTCTACAAGGTGCTGGGCGGCATCAGCGGTGCGGCACTCGCCGGGCCCGAGGACGTGATCGCGGAGGTCCGCCGCTGGCAGCGCCGGCTCGGCGGCAACCTGTACTCGCTGTTCCCGTACGCCGTGTCCGCGCGGAACGGCCTGCGGACCGTGCTGCCGCTGATGGACGACCTGCACCAGCGGGCCGTCGAGGTCGCGAAGGCCTTGCAGAGCGAGGGATTCCGGGTCTTCCCGGAGCCGCCGCACACGAACTCCTTCCGCGTCTACGCGCCGCGGACGGCCGAGTCGATCGAGCAGGTCGCGGTCGAGCGGATGGAGCGGACCCGCGAGGCGCTGTGCGGTCCGTGGCAGCCGGCCGACGTCCCCGGCTGGTCGTGGGTGGAGCTGGTGGCGGCGCCGGCCACGCTGGAGTGGCAGGTCGACGAAATCGCCAAGGCGTTCGGGGAACTTCTGGTGCGCTGA
- a CDS encoding dihydrofolate reductase family protein: MRRLIFQEYVTLDGYAAGPDGGLEFFEAIGVHPDDDNLHLLDSVDTMLLGAETYRLFAGFWPTEAAAGEPIAEKLNALRLVVVSTTLAGAPWGSYEPGEVVRDLDAVRALKAEQTGKDIILWGSITLFQSLLRAGLVDEIQLRICPVLLGVGKSAFPAGGSPVGLELIEARPWGTGGVLVRYRPTN; this comes from the coding sequence ATGCGCCGGCTGATCTTCCAGGAGTACGTGACCCTCGACGGGTACGCCGCCGGGCCGGACGGGGGACTCGAGTTCTTCGAGGCGATCGGCGTGCACCCGGACGACGACAACCTGCACCTGCTCGACAGTGTCGACACGATGCTGCTGGGTGCCGAGACGTACCGGTTGTTTGCCGGGTTCTGGCCGACCGAGGCCGCGGCCGGGGAGCCGATCGCGGAGAAGCTCAACGCGTTGCGGCTGGTCGTCGTGTCGACAACCCTGGCGGGTGCGCCGTGGGGCTCGTACGAGCCGGGCGAGGTCGTCCGGGACCTCGACGCGGTGCGCGCGCTCAAGGCGGAGCAGACCGGCAAGGACATCATCCTGTGGGGCAGCATCACGCTGTTCCAGTCGCTGCTGCGGGCCGGGCTGGTCGACGAGATCCAGCTGCGGATCTGTCCGGTGCTACTGGGCGTGGGGAAGAGCGCGTTCCCGGCGGGCGGGTCGCCGGTCGGCCTCGAGCTGATCGAGGCGCGCCCGTGGGGCACTGGCGGCGTACTCGTGCGGTATCGGCCGACTAACTGA
- a CDS encoding M56 family metallopeptidase, producing MITPVLLAVLALVLTGPAPALLARADWPYRVPRAAVILWQAIALAAVLAALGAGIALSYSIAGRPGEPRFDPSSPRDLVAAAILALVASVVVRLLWAEGKVAIRTRARRKRHRDLVDVLATPDGLIPGLRVLAEETPLAYCLPALRGARVVVSVGALDRLDDSELKAVLAHEQAHLRARHDLVLEEFTALHHAFPRWVRSDVALEQARTLVELLADDDARRRTGPRPLARALVALAGAPAPEAALAAAKSATVLRVQRLAGPPANERTLSTVTYAGAAALLVVPTITIAAPIVKAIVDAVS from the coding sequence GTGATCACCCCGGTCCTGCTGGCCGTCCTGGCGCTGGTGCTCACCGGCCCGGCGCCGGCTCTGCTGGCTCGCGCCGACTGGCCGTACCGCGTCCCGCGCGCCGCGGTCATCCTCTGGCAGGCGATCGCGCTGGCCGCCGTACTGGCCGCGCTCGGTGCCGGCATTGCCCTGTCTTACTCGATCGCCGGACGCCCCGGTGAGCCGCGGTTCGACCCGTCGTCGCCCCGGGACCTGGTGGCCGCGGCCATCCTCGCGCTGGTCGCGTCGGTCGTCGTACGGCTGCTGTGGGCGGAGGGCAAGGTAGCCATCCGCACCCGGGCCCGGCGGAAGCGGCACCGCGATCTGGTCGACGTACTGGCCACGCCGGACGGGCTGATCCCTGGCCTGCGGGTACTGGCCGAGGAGACGCCACTCGCCTACTGCCTGCCGGCGCTGCGAGGTGCCCGCGTGGTGGTGTCGGTGGGCGCACTGGACCGCCTGGACGACAGCGAGCTGAAGGCGGTGCTCGCGCACGAGCAGGCGCACCTGCGGGCTCGGCACGACCTCGTCCTGGAGGAGTTCACCGCACTGCACCATGCGTTCCCGCGGTGGGTGCGTAGCGACGTCGCACTGGAGCAGGCCCGCACACTGGTCGAACTGCTCGCCGACGACGACGCCCGCCGCCGTACCGGACCACGGCCGCTCGCCCGTGCACTGGTCGCGCTGGCCGGCGCACCGGCGCCCGAGGCCGCCCTGGCCGCGGCCAAGTCCGCCACTGTACTGCGGGTGCAGCGCCTCGCAGGACCGCCCGCGAACGAGCGCACGCTGTCCACCGTGACCTACGCCGGCGCGGCCGCGCTCCTCGTCGTACCCACGATCACCATCGCCGCCCCGATCGTGAAGGCGATCGTCGACGCCGTCAGTTAG
- a CDS encoding BlaI/MecI/CopY family transcriptional regulator, which translates to MASEEKAPRPLGDLERLVMEQLWAAPSALTVREVHDQLSGTRELAYTTVMTVLDRLAKKKLTERERDGKAWRYRAAAPREELAADLMRDALDRAGDRREALVRFVGQVSDEEAALLREALSRLEDQEPTG; encoded by the coding sequence GTGGCGAGTGAGGAGAAGGCCCCGCGTCCCTTGGGCGACCTGGAGCGCTTGGTCATGGAGCAGCTGTGGGCGGCGCCTTCCGCGTTGACCGTGCGCGAGGTACACGACCAGCTGTCCGGTACGCGTGAGCTCGCCTACACCACCGTGATGACCGTTCTGGACCGGCTGGCGAAGAAGAAGCTGACCGAGCGCGAGCGCGACGGCAAGGCCTGGCGCTACCGCGCGGCCGCGCCGCGGGAGGAGCTGGCCGCCGACCTGATGAGGGACGCGCTGGACCGCGCGGGTGACCGGCGGGAGGCCCTGGTCCGTTTCGTCGGGCAGGTATCCGACGAGGAGGCGGCGCTGCTCCGTGAGGCCCTGTCGCGGCTCGAAGACCAGGAGCCGACGGGGTGA
- a CDS encoding cytochrome ubiquinol oxidase subunit I encodes MDTLDLARWQFAITTVYHFFFVPVTISLVAITAGLQTAWYRTGKEKYLRLTKFYGKLFLINIAMGVVTGLVQEFQFGMNWSDYSRFVGDVFGAPLALEGLLAFFLESTFIGLWMFGWDRLPKLVHLGCIWMVVLGTQLSAYFILAANSWMQNPVGFRYNAERGRAELTDLWAVLTNKVVLVTYPHTIFAAFMVGGAFVAGVALWHLIRRPDVDKGVFRSALKIGASIVLVASAGVAISGDLQGKVMTEVQPMKMAAAEALYETEKPASFSVLTIGTLDGSKEIFSIKVPYLLSFLATGHFDGEVQGINSLQDAYEKLYGPGSYNPNIPLTYWTFRLMIGVGMASAAVALWLLWTTRRGRAPARWLVYLAAPLPLLPMAANTFGWIFTETGRQPWLVFGLLPTASGVSPGTTSGEVITSLVGFTVLYGVLAVVETKLLLRTIRGGLAGTDGPAEPPDDAPDKAAEKPLSFAY; translated from the coding sequence GTGGACACCCTGGATCTGGCCCGGTGGCAGTTCGCGATCACCACCGTGTACCACTTCTTCTTCGTACCGGTGACGATCTCGCTGGTCGCGATCACCGCGGGCCTGCAGACCGCGTGGTACCGGACGGGGAAGGAGAAGTACCTCCGGCTGACGAAGTTCTACGGGAAGCTGTTCCTGATCAACATCGCGATGGGCGTGGTCACCGGGCTCGTCCAGGAGTTCCAGTTCGGGATGAACTGGAGCGACTACTCGCGGTTCGTCGGGGACGTGTTCGGCGCGCCGCTGGCGCTCGAGGGCCTGCTGGCGTTCTTCCTGGAGTCGACGTTCATCGGCCTGTGGATGTTCGGCTGGGACCGGCTGCCGAAGCTGGTGCACCTGGGCTGCATCTGGATGGTGGTGCTCGGCACGCAGTTGTCGGCGTACTTCATCCTGGCCGCGAACTCGTGGATGCAGAACCCGGTCGGCTTCCGCTACAACGCCGAGCGGGGTCGCGCCGAGCTGACGGACCTGTGGGCGGTGCTGACCAACAAGGTCGTGCTGGTCACCTACCCGCACACGATCTTCGCCGCGTTCATGGTCGGCGGCGCGTTCGTGGCCGGGGTGGCGCTGTGGCACCTGATCCGGCGGCCGGATGTCGACAAGGGCGTGTTCCGGTCGGCGCTGAAGATCGGGGCCTCGATCGTCCTGGTCGCCAGTGCCGGTGTCGCGATCAGCGGTGACCTGCAGGGCAAGGTGATGACCGAGGTGCAGCCGATGAAGATGGCGGCGGCGGAGGCGCTGTACGAGACCGAGAAGCCGGCCTCGTTCTCGGTGCTCACCATCGGCACGCTCGACGGGTCGAAGGAGATCTTCTCGATCAAGGTGCCGTACCTGCTGTCGTTCCTGGCCACCGGGCACTTCGACGGCGAGGTGCAGGGCATCAACTCGCTGCAGGACGCGTACGAGAAGCTGTACGGCCCGGGGTCGTACAACCCGAACATCCCGCTGACCTACTGGACGTTCCGGCTGATGATCGGGGTCGGGATGGCATCCGCGGCGGTCGCGCTGTGGCTGCTGTGGACCACCCGCCGCGGCCGGGCGCCGGCGCGCTGGCTGGTCTATCTGGCCGCTCCGTTGCCGCTGCTGCCGATGGCCGCGAACACGTTCGGCTGGATCTTCACCGAGACCGGGCGGCAGCCGTGGCTGGTGTTCGGGTTGTTGCCGACGGCATCGGGTGTCTCGCCCGGGACGACCAGCGGTGAGGTGATCACCTCGCTGGTCGGGTTCACGGTGCTGTACGGCGTCCTCGCGGTGGTCGAGACCAAGCTGCTGCTGCGCACCATCCGGGGCGGCCTGGCCGGTACCGACGGACCGGCGGAGCCGCCGGACGACGCACCGGACAAGGCTGCCGAGAAGCCGCTGTCGTTCGCGTACTGA
- the cydB gene encoding cytochrome d ubiquinol oxidase subunit II, translating to MELTTVWFVAIATLWTGYFVLEGFDFGVGMLYRVLGRDEPERRAAISTIGPVWDGNEVWLIMAGAATFAAFPEWYATLFSGFYLPLFAILVGLILRGVALEYRGKRDDPVWRSRMDAMIVAGSLLPALLWGVAFGNIVRGVPLDAEHEYVGSLGTLLNPFALLGGLTFVAVFVTHGAIFLALRTTDDLRLRANRLATRAGAVAAVLAIAFLVWAQALRGDTVSVGLAIAAVVAFGGGLVANVMRREGWAFAGTTFAIGLSVVSLFVALFPDVMPSTLDPASTLTTVEAASTPYTLKVMTIITAIFFPMVLLYQGWTYWVFRKRVMVTA from the coding sequence ATGGAACTGACGACTGTGTGGTTCGTCGCGATCGCGACACTGTGGACCGGGTACTTCGTGCTCGAGGGCTTCGACTTCGGGGTCGGGATGCTGTACCGCGTGCTCGGCCGCGACGAGCCGGAGCGGCGGGCGGCGATCAGCACGATCGGGCCGGTCTGGGACGGCAACGAGGTCTGGCTGATCATGGCGGGCGCGGCGACGTTCGCGGCGTTCCCGGAGTGGTACGCGACGCTGTTCAGCGGGTTCTACCTGCCGCTGTTCGCGATTCTGGTCGGGCTGATCCTGCGCGGCGTCGCGCTGGAGTACCGCGGCAAGCGGGACGATCCGGTGTGGCGGTCGCGGATGGACGCGATGATCGTCGCCGGCTCGCTGCTGCCGGCGCTCCTCTGGGGTGTTGCCTTCGGCAACATCGTGCGCGGGGTTCCGCTGGACGCGGAGCACGAGTACGTCGGCAGCCTGGGTACCCTGCTCAACCCGTTCGCGCTGCTCGGCGGTCTCACGTTCGTCGCGGTCTTCGTGACGCACGGCGCGATCTTCCTCGCCCTGCGGACGACCGACGACCTGCGGCTGCGGGCCAACCGGCTCGCCACTCGCGCGGGTGCCGTCGCGGCGGTGCTCGCGATCGCGTTCCTGGTCTGGGCGCAGGCGTTGCGCGGCGACACGGTCTCGGTCGGTCTGGCGATCGCGGCGGTGGTCGCCTTCGGCGGCGGGCTGGTGGCGAACGTGATGCGGCGCGAGGGCTGGGCGTTCGCCGGGACGACGTTCGCGATCGGACTGTCCGTGGTGTCGTTGTTCGTCGCGCTCTTCCCGGACGTGATGCCGTCAACACTTGATCCTGCGTCAACATTGACAACAGTTGAGGCCGCGTCAACGCCGTACACGTTGAAGGTGATGACGATCATCACCGCGATCTTCTTCCCGATGGTGCTGCTCTACCAGGGCTGGACGTACTGGGTGTTCCGCAAGCGCGTGATGGTGACGGCGTGA